In the Aneurinibacillus soli genome, one interval contains:
- the spoIIIAG gene encoding stage III sporulation protein AG has translation MADKGDGKKFGKLQWLLVLGALGVASMLANSFMQFEPNQKATPTSTASDSDVPAFSGKKAGSNSMGQYEEQYEAKLKEVLQTINGVGQVEVMVNLESTEEVVVEKNRNSSTQTTKEADKGATRDITNETNQEQIVLAKSNTGDAPVVTKTIKPKVRGVVIVATGAGNLQVKAWILEAVQRSLGVPSYKISILPKKA, from the coding sequence GTGGCAGATAAAGGAGACGGGAAAAAATTCGGCAAATTGCAGTGGCTTCTCGTCCTGGGTGCGCTTGGTGTCGCCAGCATGCTCGCTAATTCATTCATGCAGTTTGAGCCGAATCAGAAGGCTACGCCGACATCGACCGCATCCGACAGCGACGTTCCAGCGTTCTCCGGTAAAAAAGCGGGATCGAACAGTATGGGGCAGTATGAAGAGCAGTACGAAGCCAAGCTCAAAGAAGTGCTCCAGACGATTAATGGTGTTGGTCAGGTCGAGGTGATGGTGAATCTCGAATCGACAGAAGAAGTCGTAGTCGAGAAAAATAGGAACAGCTCGACACAAACAACGAAGGAAGCAGATAAAGGAGCGACCCGCGACATTACGAATGAGACCAATCAAGAGCAGATCGTGCTTGCCAAAAGCAATACGGGCGATGCACCTGTTGTCACCAAAACCATCAAGCCAAAAGTGCGTGGTGTGGTCATTGTGGCGACTGGAGCTGGCAACCTACAAGTAAAAGCATGGATTCTCGAAGCCGTTCAGCGCTCGCTGGGCGTGCCTTCCTATAAAATTTCGATTTTGCCGAAAAAGGCATAA
- the nusB gene encoding transcription antitermination factor NusB yields the protein MNRRKSREKAVQILFSMDMTEATAQEALVNLMEEDDEDVHEKAAENMEFLTELVKGTFAHQTEIDSKISQYLRGWTIGRIANVDRAILRLAGYEMMYREDIPVRVTLNEAVELAKVFGTDDSPKFINGVLSSMSRDLEQAEHKE from the coding sequence ATGAATCGACGTAAATCCCGCGAAAAAGCGGTACAAATTTTATTTTCCATGGATATGACCGAGGCAACCGCACAGGAAGCGCTTGTGAATCTGATGGAGGAAGACGACGAGGACGTACACGAGAAAGCAGCTGAAAATATGGAGTTCCTGACTGAGCTGGTGAAGGGCACATTTGCGCACCAGACAGAAATCGATAGCAAGATCAGTCAGTATTTGCGTGGCTGGACGATTGGACGAATCGCCAATGTAGACCGGGCGATTTTGCGCCTGGCTGGCTATGAGATGATGTACCGGGAAGATATTCCAGTTCGTGTTACATTGAATGAAGCGGTTGAGCTGGCGAAAGTATTCGGAACAGATGATTCGCCGAAGTTCATCAATGGCGTGCTCTCCAGCATGTCACGTGATCTGGAGCAGGCGGAGCATAAGGAGTAG
- the spoIIIAF gene encoding stage III sporulation protein AF — translation MMAFLVLWLKKIILLVLLATFLDLLLPGNTYSKYVKLVMGLVILLTMLSPVMELFKKDWPAELSGLSGNTAAGTALDMSRVDALTKQLASHQDETAATYVRTQMSELIKKQVEKQYAVTVENVAVKLVPEGGKAEQPIESIQVTVSPEKTERSEVAASGSGAGMKPVEPVKPVQIEVGANGQTEHTKPAKESVAAMATRTRMEKDIQSSLSLAWNVPDHAVAVQWKSDREGGS, via the coding sequence ATGATGGCATTTCTTGTACTGTGGCTCAAAAAAATTATTCTTCTTGTCCTGCTGGCGACGTTTCTTGATCTGCTTCTGCCCGGTAATACGTATAGCAAATACGTCAAGCTTGTGATGGGACTCGTCATTCTGCTAACGATGCTCTCGCCCGTAATGGAGTTGTTCAAGAAAGACTGGCCCGCTGAATTGTCTGGCTTAAGCGGCAATACAGCAGCTGGTACAGCACTTGATATGTCGAGGGTGGACGCGCTTACCAAACAGCTCGCATCGCATCAGGACGAGACAGCTGCTACGTATGTGCGTACCCAAATGAGTGAATTGATCAAAAAACAGGTGGAAAAACAATACGCTGTCACAGTTGAAAACGTAGCAGTCAAGCTTGTACCAGAGGGAGGGAAGGCAGAACAGCCGATAGAGAGCATCCAGGTTACAGTCAGCCCGGAAAAGACAGAGCGATCTGAGGTGGCTGCTTCTGGAAGTGGTGCAGGCATGAAACCAGTTGAGCCGGTCAAGCCCGTCCAGATTGAAGTCGGGGCGAACGGACAGACGGAGCATACAAAACCAGCAAAGGAATCAGTGGCAGCTATGGCGACACGCACCCGGATGGAGAAAGACATTCAGTCGTCTCTGTCACTTGCCTGGAACGTGCCGGATCATGCGGTAGCTGTTCAATGGAAAAGCGATAGAGAGGGGGGATCGTAG
- the amaP gene encoding alkaline shock response membrane anchor protein AmaP: MNLFDRFILTLYSLALVVISLFVMAAGLNLISSVYIETAIAEMYTSSQVGMIYFAAAAVFFLISLKFLFGSMRGGASRPHTAPSVQRSNEYGNVQITVETLESLATHAARRIRGVRDLKARIAAHENGTAVHMKVAVDGETPIPDLTQQIQQAVKERIETIAGVELTEVTVLVSEVAQPGSGSRVRRVE, translated from the coding sequence GTGAACTTATTTGATCGTTTCATCTTAACTTTGTACAGCTTAGCGCTTGTTGTAATCTCGCTGTTCGTTATGGCAGCGGGCCTGAACCTGATTTCATCTGTGTACATTGAGACAGCGATTGCTGAGATGTACACATCGTCCCAGGTGGGCATGATTTATTTCGCAGCGGCGGCGGTTTTCTTTTTAATCAGCTTGAAATTTTTATTCGGTAGTATGCGTGGGGGCGCATCTCGCCCGCATACAGCGCCTTCCGTACAGCGTTCGAACGAATATGGCAATGTGCAGATTACTGTAGAGACGCTTGAGAGTCTGGCGACTCATGCGGCCCGGCGCATTCGAGGTGTGCGAGATCTAAAGGCACGTATCGCTGCCCATGAGAATGGGACAGCTGTGCATATGAAGGTAGCGGTGGACGGTGAGACCCCGATTCCGGATTTGACCCAGCAAATCCAGCAGGCAGTCAAGGAACGTATTGAAACGATTGCCGGTGTAGAGCTGACCGAAGTAACGGTGCTCGTCTCGGAAGTGGCGCAGCCAGGGTCTGGCTCACGCGTCCGGCGGGTCGAGTAA
- a CDS encoding Asp23/Gls24 family envelope stress response protein has product MDTNVEFAQAEIGKIEIAPEVLEVIAHMASAEVSGVAEVSSGIVGDFVERLGRKSGRGVRVEVKEREAVIDLYMIVEYGHQIPDVAHRVQENVRTSIEQMTGLTVAQVNVHIVDVQLKQEKKAAVVVEEAHRVR; this is encoded by the coding sequence TTGGATACAAATGTAGAATTCGCACAGGCAGAGATCGGAAAAATCGAGATCGCGCCTGAAGTATTAGAAGTAATTGCGCATATGGCATCCGCGGAAGTATCGGGGGTAGCGGAAGTAAGCAGTGGCATTGTCGGGGATTTCGTAGAGCGGCTTGGTCGCAAATCTGGACGAGGTGTACGCGTTGAAGTAAAAGAACGGGAAGCCGTTATTGATTTGTATATGATCGTTGAATACGGCCATCAAATCCCGGATGTCGCACATCGCGTGCAGGAAAATGTGCGTACATCCATCGAGCAAATGACCGGGCTTACCGTTGCGCAGGTGAACGTACATATTGTGGACGTTCAGCTTAAACAGGAGAAGAAAGCTGCTGTCGTGGTAGAAGAAGCGCATCGGGTTCGGTAG
- the spoIIIAE gene encoding stage III sporulation protein AE, giving the protein MKQKRLQHWLAGIVLCVLVCIRLPAVTEAAGPEDKLVQTQLARLDTTDIEVFWRGLLDKYGGYLPEMQSKSLFEMLTGENALSIGGVAKGLGAFLFHELLANGKLLGAILLITVFAMILETMQNAFEKHAVSTVAYAISYLVLIILAISSFRLAVEFAQGAIGDMVGFMTALMPLVLALLASTGGLASAALFHPMVIFLVNTSGTLIANIVFPLLFLSALLSLVSTFSTKYQLTKLAGILRTVSLGVLGSFFTIFLGVLSLQGASAAVADGVALRTAKYIAGNFVPVVGRMFADATDTVVGASLLVKNSIGLAGVVILLFLAAFPAFKIFILAFVYNLSSAVMQPLGNSPIIACLGIIGKNLLYVFAALATVCLMFFLAITIVISAANVSVMMR; this is encoded by the coding sequence ATGAAGCAGAAACGATTGCAGCACTGGTTGGCTGGCATTGTACTATGTGTGCTTGTCTGCATCCGGCTGCCTGCTGTAACAGAGGCGGCCGGACCCGAAGACAAGCTCGTTCAGACACAGCTTGCCCGATTGGATACAACAGACATTGAAGTGTTTTGGCGGGGGCTGCTTGATAAATACGGGGGCTATCTGCCCGAGATGCAAAGCAAAAGCCTATTTGAAATGCTAACGGGTGAAAACGCACTTAGTATTGGAGGGGTCGCAAAAGGGCTGGGCGCTTTTTTGTTCCATGAATTGCTCGCAAATGGTAAGCTGCTCGGTGCGATCCTCCTGATTACGGTATTTGCGATGATTCTTGAGACGATGCAGAACGCATTTGAGAAGCACGCAGTAAGCACCGTCGCGTATGCGATTTCATATCTGGTGCTCATCATTCTGGCGATCAGCAGCTTCCGACTCGCTGTCGAATTCGCCCAGGGCGCGATTGGTGATATGGTGGGCTTCATGACAGCACTGATGCCGCTTGTACTGGCACTTCTCGCGTCAACAGGCGGACTGGCGTCAGCCGCACTTTTTCATCCGATGGTCATTTTTTTGGTGAATACAAGCGGTACACTCATTGCCAATATCGTATTCCCGCTTTTATTTCTATCTGCGCTGCTTAGTCTGGTGAGCACCTTTTCAACGAAATACCAGCTCACAAAGCTAGCAGGCATTTTGCGCACGGTAAGCCTTGGGGTGCTGGGCAGTTTCTTTACGATCTTTCTTGGTGTTCTCTCGCTTCAGGGGGCATCAGCCGCCGTAGCAGACGGGGTTGCGCTTCGGACGGCAAAGTACATTGCAGGCAATTTCGTCCCGGTTGTCGGTCGGATGTTCGCGGATGCAACCGATACGGTTGTCGGCGCCTCATTGCTTGTGAAAAACAGCATTGGCCTCGCAGGTGTGGTCATTCTGCTGTTTCTGGCCGCGTTTCCGGCGTTTAAAATTTTCATTCTCGCTTTTGTATACAATTTGTCATCTGCTGTGATGCAGCCACTTGGCAACAGTCCGATCATTGCATGTCTCGGAATTATTGGCAAAAATCTGCTGTATGTATTTGCAGCACTGGCAACAGTCTGCCTCATGTTTTTTCTGGCAATCACCATCGTCATTTCAGCGGCCAATGTGTCGGTGATGATGCGATGA
- the accB gene encoding acetyl-CoA carboxylase biotin carboxyl carrier protein — protein sequence MLKVHEIREIIKLIDQTSITEFKMEEDGVKLAIKKGNSAVAYVAAEPVVAPALQAAPAPVAAPAPQAAPAPVAAPAPQAAAAPAPVADIDEAGLHKITSPMVGTFYKSAEPSAPAYVQAGSKVGNDSIVCIVEAMKLFNEIEAEVSGEIVKVLVEDGQLVEYGQPLFLVKPE from the coding sequence ATGTTAAAAGTTCATGAAATTCGCGAGATCATCAAGCTGATTGACCAGACAAGCATCACAGAATTTAAGATGGAAGAAGACGGCGTAAAGCTGGCTATTAAGAAAGGTAACAGCGCTGTTGCGTATGTAGCAGCAGAACCGGTAGTAGCACCAGCTCTGCAAGCAGCTCCTGCACCAGTAGCAGCACCAGCTCCACAAGCAGCTCCTGCACCAGTGGCAGCACCAGCTCCACAAGCAGCGGCAGCACCGGCTCCGGTAGCTGATATTGACGAAGCAGGTCTTCATAAAATCACATCCCCGATGGTCGGAACATTCTACAAGTCTGCTGAACCAAGCGCGCCAGCATACGTGCAAGCAGGCAGCAAAGTAGGCAATGATTCCATCGTCTGCATCGTAGAAGCGATGAAGCTGTTCAACGAGATCGAAGCAGAAGTATCAGGCGAAATCGTAAAAGTCCTCGTAGAAGACGGACAGCTTGTTGAGTACGGACAACCTCTCTTCCTTGTGAAGCCGGAATAG
- a CDS encoding SpoIIIAH-like family protein has product MVLKKQTVWLLSMLAILVVLSAYYLVQGPTQQVPMATGQMNDQGVLPAGDGKDKGIKVSTKQVTPHTDGVPVASPSDDYFIGYKMQRDAQQEQELGRYMEAMTNANTKPAAKADAKKNYDELSARKDNQDQVEELVKAIGSYKDVVVIAKDDMVRVLVQTDNLKKDKAVEIINLVKQQMKVPGNNIVVNYKP; this is encoded by the coding sequence ATGGTGTTAAAAAAACAAACCGTATGGCTGTTGTCGATGCTTGCGATTCTTGTGGTTCTGTCCGCGTACTATCTCGTACAGGGCCCGACCCAGCAGGTTCCGATGGCGACAGGGCAGATGAATGATCAGGGAGTATTGCCCGCAGGTGATGGGAAAGACAAGGGAATAAAAGTCAGCACGAAGCAAGTGACGCCACACACAGACGGTGTTCCGGTCGCAAGTCCGTCGGATGATTATTTCATCGGCTATAAAATGCAGCGGGATGCCCAGCAAGAACAGGAACTTGGTCGTTACATGGAAGCGATGACGAATGCCAATACAAAGCCTGCGGCGAAGGCAGATGCGAAGAAGAATTATGACGAGCTGTCCGCACGTAAGGATAATCAAGATCAGGTAGAAGAACTGGTCAAGGCAATCGGCAGCTATAAAGACGTCGTAGTCATTGCCAAAGACGACATGGTACGTGTGCTTGTGCAGACAGACAATCTGAAAAAAGATAAAGCCGTTGAAATCATCAACCTTGTCAAACAGCAAATGAAAGTTCCGGGGAATAACATTGTGGTAAACTACAAGCCGTAA
- the accC gene encoding acetyl-CoA carboxylase biotin carboxylase subunit, with translation MFKKVLIANRGEIAVRVIRACRELGIQTVAVYSEADREALHVRLADEAYCIGPTPSKDSYLNMTNLMSVATKAGVDAIHPGYGFLAENADFAEICAACNITFIGPKPEAIIKMGDKNEARDTMKNAGVPIVPGTDGLIEDIDEAIRIAEDAGYPVIIKATAGGGGKGMRVARSQEELVASVRQAQSEAKNAFGNPGVYLEKYLEDTRHIEIQVIADKHGNVCHLGERDCSIQRRHQKLVEEAPSPALDPETREQMGSAAVAAARAVNYHGAGTVEFLLDKDGRFYFMEMNTRIQVEHPVTELITGIDLIKEQLMVAADYPLSFSQEEVRINGWALECRINAENPAKKFMPSPGKIQEYLPPGGFGVRVDSAAYQGYQISPFYDSMIAKIIVWGKDRNDAIARMKRALSEMVVDGVHTTIPFHLKLLEHEMFVEGNFNTKFLEMYDLKLEEK, from the coding sequence ATGTTTAAAAAAGTATTAATTGCGAATCGTGGAGAGATTGCAGTTCGTGTTATTCGTGCGTGTCGCGAACTAGGAATTCAAACGGTAGCGGTTTATTCCGAGGCGGATCGTGAGGCCCTTCATGTGCGTCTTGCAGATGAAGCATACTGTATTGGACCGACACCATCAAAAGACAGCTATTTGAATATGACTAACCTGATGAGCGTAGCGACCAAAGCGGGCGTAGATGCGATTCACCCAGGCTATGGATTCCTTGCTGAGAATGCAGATTTTGCCGAGATTTGTGCGGCGTGCAACATCACATTTATCGGGCCAAAACCGGAAGCCATTATCAAGATGGGCGACAAGAATGAAGCCCGTGACACGATGAAAAACGCAGGTGTACCGATCGTACCAGGTACGGACGGTCTGATTGAAGACATCGATGAGGCGATCCGCATTGCAGAAGATGCTGGTTATCCGGTTATCATCAAGGCGACAGCTGGCGGTGGCGGTAAAGGGATGCGCGTAGCGCGTTCTCAGGAAGAACTTGTTGCTTCCGTGCGCCAGGCACAGAGCGAAGCGAAGAATGCATTCGGTAACCCTGGTGTTTATCTTGAGAAATATCTCGAAGATACACGCCACATCGAGATTCAGGTCATTGCGGACAAGCATGGCAACGTCTGTCACTTAGGCGAGCGCGATTGCTCGATTCAGCGTCGTCACCAGAAGCTCGTAGAAGAAGCTCCGTCTCCGGCGCTTGATCCGGAAACACGCGAACAGATGGGAAGTGCCGCAGTAGCTGCAGCTCGTGCAGTTAACTACCATGGCGCAGGTACCGTCGAATTCCTGCTCGATAAAGATGGCCGTTTCTACTTCATGGAGATGAACACACGTATCCAGGTAGAGCATCCGGTTACAGAATTGATTACCGGGATTGACCTGATTAAAGAACAACTCATGGTAGCGGCAGATTATCCGCTTTCTTTCAGTCAGGAAGAGGTTCGGATTAACGGCTGGGCTCTTGAGTGCCGGATCAATGCAGAGAATCCGGCGAAGAAATTCATGCCGTCTCCGGGCAAAATCCAGGAATACTTACCGCCAGGTGGCTTTGGTGTGCGCGTAGACAGTGCTGCTTACCAGGGCTATCAGATTTCACCGTTTTATGATTCGATGATTGCCAAAATCATCGTCTGGGGCAAAGATCGCAATGATGCGATTGCCCGCATGAAGCGTGCGCTGTCTGAGATGGTAGTAGACGGTGTTCATACAACGATCCCGTTCCACCTCAAGCTTCTCGAACATGAGATGTTCGTAGAAGGCAACTTCAATACGAAGTTCCTTGAGATGTACGATTTGAAACTTGAAGAGAAATAA
- a CDS encoding DUF2273 domain-containing protein yields MAAFWQLVLENRGKALGIAGGLLFGLLFLTVGFFKTIAFSVFVATGYYIGRKFDNEEDIGEVLDRILPGKFTKR; encoded by the coding sequence ATGGCCGCATTCTGGCAGTTAGTGTTGGAGAACCGGGGCAAAGCGCTGGGGATCGCAGGTGGACTTTTGTTCGGGCTGCTGTTTTTGACCGTCGGGTTTTTCAAGACGATTGCATTCTCTGTATTTGTCGCCACAGGGTATTATATTGGCCGCAAATTTGACAATGAAGAAGACATCGGTGAAGTGCTGGATCGAATTCTGCCCGGCAAATTCACCAAACGGTAA